The Halomicronema hongdechloris C2206 genome includes a window with the following:
- the bioF gene encoding 8-amino-7-oxononanoate synthase, translated as MGTPYAWLEKALATIHRADWYRSLRPIEGKPGPVVQRDGRAVINFASNDYLGLAADPRLAAAAIAAIHDYGTGSTGSRLLSGHRPLHRQLEAAIATLKQTDDALVFSSGYLANLGTITALVGQRDLIMADQYNHSSLKQGARLSGATVIDYGHNDTAALQHHLNHHRQHHRRCLILTDSVFSMDGDICPLPALLDLAATYDSMVMIDEAHGTGVLGPRGAGVVDHFGCTGAPLIQMGTLSKALGSLGGYVAGSASLIDFLRNRAASWIYTTGLTPADTAAALAALDIVAAEPERRQQLWRNVDYLKQRLGQQVVDGPEAGVGMQLLPSDSPILCLTVPDAATAVALAAELQTHGCYVSAVRPPTAPTSRLRLTVMASHALPQLEHLVQALSHCWLQH; from the coding sequence ATGGGGACTCCTTACGCCTGGCTGGAGAAGGCGCTGGCAACCATCCATCGGGCTGACTGGTATCGCTCGCTGCGTCCTATCGAGGGTAAACCCGGCCCCGTGGTCCAGCGCGATGGGCGGGCGGTGATTAATTTCGCCAGCAATGATTACTTGGGGTTGGCGGCAGATCCGCGCCTGGCGGCAGCGGCGATCGCCGCCATTCATGACTATGGTACCGGCAGCACTGGCTCTCGGTTGCTCAGTGGCCATCGCCCGTTGCATCGGCAGCTGGAAGCTGCGATCGCAACCTTAAAACAGACAGACGATGCCCTGGTGTTCAGCTCTGGCTATTTGGCCAACCTAGGCACCATCACCGCCTTGGTGGGCCAGCGGGATCTGATCATGGCCGACCAATATAATCACTCCAGCCTGAAACAAGGAGCCCGCCTCAGTGGTGCCACCGTCATCGACTATGGCCACAACGACACAGCCGCCCTACAGCATCACCTCAACCACCATCGGCAGCACCATCGGCGCTGCCTCATTCTCACCGACAGCGTGTTCAGCATGGATGGAGACATTTGTCCCCTGCCAGCCCTGCTCGACCTGGCGGCAACCTATGACAGCATGGTGATGATAGATGAGGCCCACGGTACTGGAGTGCTCGGTCCCAGGGGGGCTGGCGTCGTGGATCATTTTGGCTGTACCGGGGCGCCCCTAATTCAGATGGGCACCTTGAGCAAGGCCCTGGGTAGCCTGGGGGGCTATGTGGCCGGCTCGGCTTCCCTAATAGACTTTCTCCGCAATCGAGCCGCTAGTTGGATTTACACCACCGGCCTCACCCCAGCCGATACGGCGGCAGCCCTAGCCGCCCTCGATATCGTGGCGGCAGAACCAGAGCGGCGGCAGCAACTCTGGCGGAATGTTGACTATCTAAAGCAACGTCTGGGGCAACAGGTGGTCGATGGGCCAGAGGCTGGGGTGGGCATGCAACTGCTGCCGTCGGACTCACCGATTCTTTGCCTAACTGTACCCGATGCTGCTACGGCAGTTGCTCTGGCTGCAGAGTTGCAAACCCATGGCTGCTATGTCTCAGCGGTGCGTCCTCCCACCGCCCCAACCAGTCGGTTGCGACTGACGGTCATGGCCAGCCACGCGTTGCCTCAACTGGAGCACCTGGTTCAGGCCTTGAGTCACTGCTGGTTACAGCACTGA
- a CDS encoding glycosyltransferase has protein sequence MRTLYFLLPGTYGRFACGGLWAELKTLNLAQQICTAAVVTYRQREKDTLFLEDVLARSELEDVIFVLSWGFDVPKLARQLRSHHTIYHAHSTGYGFRLPATVPIITVSRNTLGYWGQQSPQALLYYLPNLISHEFQNRHQPRDIDVLVQVRKSSEYLLKQLVPALQDQCNLVLLDGYVADLADLFNRSHLYLYDSAEYWAQARLTEGFGLPPLEAMACGCQVFSSVNSSLADYLDPGFNSYKIAGCSVDYDVARIRQALTSPTRLGLTETDLAPYRFQALVHRLEVILQDINHFFDGHYSLTIAPLTARRLLRLRWQRTLAKLQQRLQGL, from the coding sequence ATGAGAACCCTGTATTTTCTGTTGCCTGGTACCTACGGTCGCTTCGCCTGTGGTGGACTCTGGGCCGAACTCAAGACGTTGAACCTGGCCCAGCAGATTTGCACGGCAGCGGTGGTTACCTATCGCCAACGGGAGAAGGATACGCTCTTTTTAGAGGATGTGCTGGCTAGATCTGAGCTGGAAGACGTGATTTTTGTGCTCAGCTGGGGCTTTGACGTGCCTAAATTGGCCCGACAGTTGCGATCGCATCACACCATCTACCATGCCCACAGTACGGGCTACGGCTTTCGACTGCCGGCCACTGTACCCATCATCACCGTCAGTCGCAACACCCTGGGCTATTGGGGACAGCAGTCTCCCCAGGCACTGCTATATTACCTGCCCAACCTAATTTCCCATGAGTTCCAGAATCGCCACCAACCGCGTGACATTGATGTGCTGGTGCAGGTCCGTAAGTCCTCAGAATACCTGCTGAAGCAGTTGGTACCGGCCCTACAGGATCAGTGCAACCTGGTGCTGCTGGATGGCTATGTGGCCGATCTAGCCGACCTCTTCAACCGCAGTCACCTGTACCTGTATGACTCCGCCGAGTACTGGGCCCAGGCTCGATTGACTGAAGGCTTCGGCCTGCCTCCCCTAGAAGCCATGGCCTGCGGCTGTCAGGTCTTTTCTAGCGTGAATAGCTCCCTGGCCGACTATCTCGATCCTGGCTTCAATAGCTACAAAATCGCTGGCTGCTCCGTCGACTACGATGTGGCCCGCATCCGGCAGGCCCTAACCAGCCCCACCCGGTTGGGATTAACCGAAACAGACCTAGCCCCCTACCGCTTCCAGGCGCTAGTACACCGGTTAGAGGTGATTCTCCAAGACATCAACCACTTTTTCGACGGCCATTACTCCCTCACCATTGCTCCCCTCACGGCCAGACGTCTCCTGCGATTACGGTGGCAGCGTACCCTGGCCAAGCTGCAACAGCGGCTGCAGGGTCTATGA
- a CDS encoding LysR family transcriptional regulator, with protein sequence MLPTKLKLSQLRALVAVAEAGNFSEAALRLEITQSTVSHAISTLEDELGVVLLQRGRHGAQLTPVGANITAHAQQVLKLLDSIVSEADHSKGLQGGTVRIAAFRSVATHLLPVAIARLHSRYPNITVTITELDELYQLRRHLQQGHVDICVAEMLCGDEFETVHILEDEYVALLPPDSGLRDAQLTLETLRGLPLIASTHNSCYSRIQEQLQKMENTLKVCYRIRQDSTMTSMVKQGLGIAILPRLAAEPVPEGVQVCRLPLPVYRPIGASLLRDALHTPAVYAFLDALKETNDLNQQQAV encoded by the coding sequence ATGCTGCCTACTAAGCTCAAGCTGTCTCAGTTACGAGCGTTAGTTGCCGTCGCCGAGGCAGGAAATTTCAGCGAGGCTGCCCTACGGTTAGAGATAACACAGTCGACGGTGAGCCACGCCATCTCGACCCTGGAAGACGAGTTAGGGGTGGTGTTGCTGCAGCGAGGCCGCCATGGGGCTCAGCTGACGCCAGTGGGGGCTAATATTACTGCCCATGCCCAACAGGTGCTGAAGTTACTCGACAGCATTGTCAGTGAAGCCGACCACTCTAAGGGTCTGCAAGGGGGCACTGTTCGTATCGCCGCCTTTCGCAGCGTTGCCACCCATCTATTGCCCGTGGCCATCGCCCGTCTCCACAGTCGCTACCCGAATATCACGGTCACGATTACGGAACTAGACGAGCTTTACCAACTGCGACGACACTTACAGCAAGGGCATGTCGACATCTGTGTGGCAGAGATGCTCTGCGGTGACGAGTTTGAGACGGTTCATATTCTCGAGGACGAATATGTGGCCCTGTTACCGCCTGACTCGGGCCTGCGGGATGCCCAACTCACCCTGGAAACCCTGAGGGGACTTCCCTTGATTGCCTCTACCCACAACAGTTGCTATTCCCGCATCCAAGAACAGTTGCAGAAGATGGAGAATACTCTGAAGGTGTGCTATCGCATTCGTCAAGACTCTACCATGACCAGCATGGTGAAACAGGGATTGGGCATTGCGATCCTGCCGCGGCTAGCGGCTGAACCGGTGCCAGAGGGCGTGCAAGTCTGTCGCTTGCCGTTGCCGGTCTATCGACCCATTGGGGCCTCGCTGCTGCGAGATGCCCTGCACACGCCGGCTGTTTATGCCTTTTTAGATGCCCTCAAGGAGACGAATGATTTGAATCAACAACAAGCCGTCTAA
- a CDS encoding cofactor assembly of complex C subunit B yields MASPDPNRVLRYLPFGVGILGSSLLLLNRLSTPTLTASQARSDVVGIILSAVLILTGLLWQRVQPVPPDRVVLQGEEGFELRQELPDAIKTELAWASHLLLTNTVTRSVVIYYEGQVLMRRGILGPKAEVSPGSIVQRVLQTGKAVYLVNLALYPGRVEFDYLPPNSQGVICQPMGRGVMILAANAPRSYTKQDERWIEGLADKVGNTLDTPWPHPKQH; encoded by the coding sequence ATGGCCTCTCCTGATCCCAATCGTGTTCTCCGGTATCTGCCTTTCGGCGTGGGAATTTTGGGCAGTTCATTACTGCTCTTGAATCGTCTATCTACGCCAACACTAACGGCGTCGCAAGCCCGCTCTGACGTCGTCGGGATCATTCTTAGCGCCGTCTTGATCTTGACTGGATTACTCTGGCAACGGGTGCAACCGGTGCCACCAGACAGGGTTGTACTACAGGGAGAGGAGGGCTTCGAGTTGAGGCAGGAGCTACCTGATGCCATCAAGACCGAGTTAGCTTGGGCCTCTCACCTACTCCTAACCAACACGGTGACCCGGTCAGTGGTGATCTACTACGAGGGCCAAGTACTGATGCGGCGAGGAATTTTAGGCCCCAAAGCGGAGGTATCCCCAGGCTCTATCGTGCAGCGGGTACTGCAGACGGGCAAGGCCGTTTATCTAGTGAATCTGGCTCTATATCCGGGCCGGGTGGAGTTTGATTACCTACCACCCAATAGCCAAGGCGTCATCTGTCAACCCATGGGACGAGGCGTGATGATTTTGGCTGCCAATGCTCCCCGCAGCTATACCAAACAGGATGAACGCTGGATTGAGGGCTTAGCCGACAAGGTGGGCAATACCCTAGATACCCCCTGGCCACATCCCAAACAGCACTAA
- a CDS encoding D-alanyl-D-alanine carboxypeptidase yields MVSRRVWDNPVFNVGLVSLLFGNVSAQPLRPTRLTSVELVPPWQQSAWVARLTAPDPAVEALVQSHVDQWIAQGLSASAQGIWIQTGDTVIAQHQGHVPLAAASLTKLATTLAALTTWDPTHGFTTRIGWTGPVENGVLRGDLIIQAGGDPLFVWEEAFALGNTMAEMGIRRIAGDLRIQGNFSMNFTADASRSGQLLRQAWMPSQWPAEARQQFATLPAGTAKPAIPIQGDVRVESMGQGDAADLWRLSHRSLPLVALLKAMNIYSNNVMADQMATAVGGPQALQQAVVAHAGVPAAEVRLVNGSGLGEANQLSARAVVAILQAIQDQLQADGFALPDVLPMAGQDQGTLSGRQLPGDAAVKTGSLAQVSSLAGIFSSQRRGWVWFAILNRGSDLETLRQQQDQLVLDVQAQWGQVPAGVAGQERVRLNQDPYRLGDPRRIQPL; encoded by the coding sequence ATGGTATCGCGTCGTGTTTGGGACAACCCCGTCTTCAACGTAGGACTAGTGTCATTACTGTTTGGCAATGTCTCTGCCCAGCCGTTGCGGCCTACTCGGCTGACCAGCGTTGAGCTAGTGCCACCCTGGCAGCAGTCTGCTTGGGTTGCCCGGTTAACGGCACCGGATCCGGCTGTGGAAGCTCTGGTGCAGTCCCATGTGGACCAATGGATAGCCCAGGGGTTGTCGGCGTCAGCCCAGGGCATTTGGATTCAAACCGGTGATACGGTGATTGCCCAGCATCAGGGGCATGTTCCCCTGGCGGCGGCGTCCCTGACCAAGTTGGCAACGACCCTAGCGGCCCTAACGACCTGGGACCCCACTCATGGCTTTACAACCCGCATCGGCTGGACGGGGCCGGTGGAAAATGGGGTGTTACGAGGAGATTTAATCATTCAGGCCGGGGGAGATCCCCTGTTTGTCTGGGAAGAGGCCTTTGCCCTGGGCAACACCATGGCTGAGATGGGGATTCGACGGATTGCTGGTGACCTGCGGATTCAAGGAAATTTTTCCATGAATTTTACGGCCGATGCCAGTCGGTCGGGACAATTGCTGCGGCAGGCCTGGATGCCATCCCAGTGGCCAGCGGAGGCTCGCCAGCAGTTTGCCACCTTGCCAGCTGGGACCGCCAAGCCTGCCATTCCCATCCAGGGTGATGTCCGAGTCGAGTCCATGGGCCAGGGTGATGCTGCTGACCTCTGGAGACTCTCCCATCGCTCGCTCCCCCTGGTGGCTCTGTTGAAGGCCATGAATATCTACAGCAATAATGTCATGGCTGACCAGATGGCGACAGCGGTTGGTGGGCCCCAGGCGCTGCAGCAAGCAGTGGTGGCCCACGCCGGGGTTCCAGCGGCGGAGGTGCGCTTGGTCAATGGCTCTGGCTTGGGGGAGGCTAATCAGCTGTCGGCCCGAGCTGTGGTGGCAATTTTGCAGGCGATTCAGGACCAGCTCCAGGCCGATGGCTTTGCCCTGCCAGATGTGTTGCCGATGGCAGGGCAAGATCAGGGTACGTTGTCCGGGCGGCAATTGCCCGGGGATGCTGCTGTGAAAACGGGGAGTTTGGCTCAGGTGAGTTCCCTGGCTGGGATATTTTCCAGTCAGCGGCGCGGGTGGGTATGGTTTGCCATTCTCAATCGAGGTAGTGATTTGGAAACCCTGCGGCAGCAACAGGATCAGCTGGTGTTGGATGTGCAGGCCCAGTGGGGGCAAGTTCCAGCAGGCGTTGCTGGCCAAGAGCGGGTGAGATTAAATCAAGATCCCTATAGACTGGGAGACCCCCGGCGGATTCAGCCGCTGTGA
- a CDS encoding lipid-A-disaccharide synthase-related protein, protein MRAKGLVPYRYGRCHWWERARPMARLRSPILGPTQSLPSGGFIYMDGRQLARDLRGGLASLAWRQLQALWQWRSHGDYVLAIGDVVPLAAAWGSGLSYGFVGTAKSEYFLRDERGPLPQRPWFEGWSGSVYLPWERWLMGHTRCRIACVRDQLTAQWLRRWAIPAVYAGNPMMDNLHPHAATLTRLTTHWPDHPDALTLVLLPGSRAPEAMENWRQMVRAVAVILQHFPGRSLRFLGAIAPDLPLEPLQQALTAAHWSPVTDQPYPTYTQGQGWLRLSQDAYAACLHLADVGIAMAGTATEQCAGLGKPVITFPGNGPQFTRSFADTQARLLGPSILYVEHPDAVAPALATLLQHPERLQDIRANGLRRMGTAGAAQHIATLSCTST, encoded by the coding sequence TTGCGCGCCAAGGGTCTCGTTCCCTACAGGTATGGGCGTTGCCACTGGTGGGAGAGGGCAAGGCCTATGGCCAGGCTCAGATCCCCGATCCTGGGGCCAACCCAATCCTTACCCTCGGGGGGGTTCATCTATATGGATGGGCGCCAACTGGCCCGTGATCTGCGAGGCGGGCTAGCGTCGTTAGCGTGGCGACAGCTCCAGGCGCTGTGGCAGTGGCGGTCCCACGGAGATTATGTCCTGGCCATTGGCGATGTGGTCCCCCTAGCCGCCGCCTGGGGCAGTGGCCTCTCCTACGGCTTCGTGGGGACGGCGAAGTCGGAGTATTTCCTCCGGGATGAGCGGGGTCCCTTGCCCCAGCGCCCCTGGTTTGAAGGCTGGTCTGGATCGGTCTATCTACCTTGGGAGCGGTGGTTAATGGGGCATACTCGTTGCCGCATTGCCTGTGTTCGCGATCAGCTCACGGCCCAATGGTTGCGGCGCTGGGCCATCCCGGCGGTGTATGCCGGCAACCCCATGATGGATAATCTGCACCCCCATGCCGCCACCCTCACCCGCCTGACCACTCACTGGCCTGACCATCCCGATGCCCTCACCCTGGTTCTCTTGCCGGGATCTCGAGCACCAGAGGCCATGGAAAATTGGCGCCAGATGGTCCGGGCCGTGGCCGTGATTTTGCAGCACTTTCCAGGACGGTCGCTGCGGTTTCTAGGTGCGATCGCACCTGATTTACCCCTAGAGCCGCTACAACAGGCCCTCACCGCCGCCCACTGGAGCCCTGTCACTGACCAACCCTATCCCACCTATACCCAGGGCCAGGGTTGGCTGCGCCTGAGCCAAGATGCCTACGCCGCCTGCCTACATCTAGCCGACGTCGGCATAGCCATGGCTGGTACCGCCACCGAACAATGTGCCGGTCTAGGCAAACCAGTCATCACCTTCCCCGGTAACGGCCCCCAATTTACCCGCAGCTTCGCCGATACCCAAGCTCGCCTCTTGGGGCCATCCATCCTATATGTCGAGCATCCTGACGCTGTGGCCCCCGCCTTGGCAACCCTGCTCCAGCACCCAGAGCGTCTGCAGGACATTCGCGCCAATGGTCTACGTCGCATGGGCACCGCCGGTGCTGCCCAGCACATTGCCACACTCTCCTGCACCAGCACTTAA
- a CDS encoding lipid-A-disaccharide synthase-related protein, protein MPKRLLFLSNGHGEDLNASLVLAALRQLAPEVDVAALPIVGEGQAYQQLGVPIIGPTQQLPSGGFLYINVLRLLNPCNWQRDLNPINLVRDLFSGLISLTWGQLQAVRRYGRHCDLVLATGDVVPILFAYLTGRPFVAFLVSMSSYYEGRLKLPWLAQACLRSHRCRLILTRDAFTAKDLQRRGMGKARFAGYPIMDVLQPTGRSLKRQPGMATIALLPGSRLPEAHHNFALQLKLCDAIVTQYGTVQFEAALVPAFRDEHLQTLAQTQGWTLDSAGHLHRANGLRVMCYRDAFADILHHCDLVIGMAGTAVEQAVGLGKPVIQIIGPGPQFTYPFAEAQMRLLGPSVITVGRRMATPPLLLQAATKAVAILNDVTYRQRCQDNGKERVGPPGGSRHIAQQLLSQLSYPS, encoded by the coding sequence ATGCCTAAACGTCTGCTGTTCCTAAGTAACGGCCATGGAGAGGATCTCAATGCCAGTTTAGTCCTCGCGGCACTGCGGCAGCTGGCTCCAGAGGTCGATGTGGCGGCATTACCCATTGTGGGTGAGGGGCAAGCGTATCAACAGCTAGGGGTTCCCATCATTGGACCGACCCAGCAGTTGCCCTCCGGGGGCTTTCTGTACATCAATGTGTTGCGCCTGCTCAATCCCTGCAACTGGCAGCGGGATCTCAACCCCATCAATCTGGTGCGAGATCTCTTCTCGGGGCTGATTAGCCTCACCTGGGGACAGTTGCAGGCTGTCCGTCGGTATGGCCGCCATTGTGACTTGGTGTTGGCCACCGGAGACGTGGTCCCCATCCTGTTTGCCTATCTCACCGGGCGACCTTTTGTGGCGTTTCTGGTATCGATGTCTAGCTATTACGAAGGGCGGTTGAAATTACCCTGGCTGGCCCAGGCTTGCTTGCGATCGCATCGGTGTCGCCTGATTCTAACCCGCGATGCCTTCACCGCCAAAGACTTACAGCGACGGGGAATGGGCAAAGCTCGTTTCGCCGGCTATCCGATCATGGATGTATTACAGCCGACGGGACGTTCCCTAAAGCGACAGCCCGGCATGGCCACCATAGCCCTATTACCAGGCAGCCGTTTGCCCGAAGCCCATCACAACTTTGCCCTGCAGCTAAAGCTGTGTGACGCCATCGTCACCCAGTACGGCACCGTCCAATTTGAAGCGGCGCTAGTTCCCGCCTTCCGAGACGAACACCTCCAGACCCTGGCCCAAACCCAAGGATGGACCCTCGACAGCGCAGGCCACTTGCATAGGGCAAATGGCCTGCGAGTGATGTGTTACCGAGATGCCTTTGCCGATATTCTGCACCACTGCGACCTGGTGATCGGCATGGCCGGTACCGCCGTCGAACAAGCCGTAGGGCTAGGTAAACCGGTCATCCAAATCATTGGCCCCGGGCCTCAGTTCACTTACCCCTTCGCCGAAGCCCAAATGCGGTTGCTGGGGCCTTCCGTGATCACCGTTGGCCGTCGCATGGCCACCCCACCATTACTACTACAGGCGGCAACCAAGGCAGTAGCCATCCTCAACGACGTGACCTATCGACAGCGCTGTCAGGATAATGGCAAAGAACGAGTGGGGCCGCCGGGGGGCTCTCGTCATATCGCCCAACAACTCTTGAGCCAACTTAGCTATCCCAGCTAA
- the rpsU gene encoding 30S ribosomal protein S21 yields MAQVVVGENEQLESVLRRFKRKVSKAGIFADMKKNRHFETPGEKRKRKEIAKHRQRRRLRNMRRSD; encoded by the coding sequence ATGGCCCAAGTGGTCGTTGGGGAAAATGAACAACTGGAATCTGTCCTGCGCCGCTTTAAACGCAAAGTTTCTAAGGCTGGTATCTTTGCCGACATGAAGAAGAACCGCCATTTTGAGACGCCTGGCGAGAAGCGCAAGCGAAAGGAAATTGCCAAGCATCGGCAACGTCGGCGTTTGCGCAACATGAGGCGCAGTGATTAG
- a CDS encoding RNA recognition motif domain-containing protein, translated as MTVYVGNLSYDATEADLSGVFAEYGSVKRVQMPVDRETGRMRGFAFVEMEQEADETAAINDLDGSEWMGRTLKVNKARPRTERKPSGNRGWRDKDSRDASPRY; from the coding sequence ATGACTGTTTATGTGGGCAATCTGTCCTATGATGCGACAGAGGCCGATTTGAGCGGCGTCTTTGCCGAATATGGCTCCGTCAAACGCGTGCAGATGCCGGTTGACCGCGAGACTGGCCGGATGCGCGGATTTGCTTTCGTTGAAATGGAGCAGGAAGCCGATGAAACTGCGGCGATTAATGATCTCGACGGCTCCGAATGGATGGGCCGGACTCTAAAGGTCAATAAGGCCCGCCCCCGGACTGAACGCAAGCCGTCTGGCAATAGGGGCTGGCGAGACAAAGATAGCCGTGATGCCTCCCCTCGGTATTAA